From Sander vitreus isolate 19-12246 unplaced genomic scaffold, sanVit1 ctg154_0, whole genome shotgun sequence:
accaacctggCCGCACAAAAagtttacttactttacttttgtAGTTGTTAGGACAAAAACTCGACCTAATATCTGAGACTGCAAttgacaattatttttattatcgatTACTTTCTCTGTTAATCGTTTGCTctacaaaatgtccaaaaatagcGAAAACATCTGAATGCCCTAAAGGCCGAGCTAATGTCGCCAAATACTTTGTTTGGCCCAATTACCTGTCAGCAAACaccaaaaaagtattgttttacgATCACATAAGTCATAGAAAAATAGCTTATTTAGAAGCTTGAACTAAAGGATTTCTTTGGATACAAAACGATTAATTAATTATCAacatagttgctgattaattaacTGTCGAtcgactaatcgattcatcttttcAGCTCCATCGCTCGGCGGCGTTGTCACAGTATTAGAATATTATGTTGCAAGAGAAAATAATGAAGGACTCCTTTATTACTTTGAGATGAAAACCCACTTCCCAGCCATTCTCCGACTTGaaacaacatttgtttttgcGGTTCCTACTGGCTCCCTGAAGGAGTCGGTAAAGATCCCTGACGACTGACAGAAAATAACAACACTCACCAGTTTGGTTTGCAGCGTCCTGCGTCTCGTCACTTCCGGGCCGAGTCTCTGTCTGCGCTCCACTTCCCACCTCCACAGAGGGTCTCGGGGGCAGAGTTGGGGTGACATGCCCAGCTGGCGTGATCTTGTCCTGGTGCTGTGGTCCCAGGCTGGTCCTGGGGGCGACTGGAGGTCTGGGCGGAGGTTTGGGGTCGGCCGAGGAATTAGTCTCACTGACAGAGGGGGCGAGTTTGGgtggaggaggcctcggggccGGGACGGGGGTACCAGACGAGAGGGTTTCTGTAGCAGTAGACTGTGGTTTTGGTGATACGGAGGGTTTTTCCACGTTTGTGCAGGGTTCGGGTACCAAAGCTGGAGCAGATTTCAGGGTGCAAGAAGCTGTTTGAGGGTTTAAGTCTGTTTCGGTGCAACCCGAGTCTGCTGTCAAACCACCGTCCTCCCAGAAGACTTTGCTGGATGGTTTGGGTGCATGAGGAAGGTTTTTGGGTTTCGGGGCGACAGTGGGAGGGACAGATTTGGCTGGTTGCCCCTGGAGACGAGGGCGTGGCCGGGGTTCAGGTCTCTTTGCGACCTCAAAGTCTCTGTTGTTACCGTCTGCACAGCTCCCATCAgccacctgctgctgctgctcgaaGGCTTGTATCCTCGCCTTCAGAGTCGCCATGTCCTCCTCGCCTTCGTCTACCTCGCCCTCGTCTTCCTCCCCGCTCTCCGATTGGCTGTGCTCACTGCTGTCGCTGCGGCGGTCAGGGAAGCCCCAGTCGTCTGCGCTGAAGGCCTGGAGCAGCTCCTGAAGGTACTTCCCCTGACTCACGTCCTGGTTAGAGGCGACCGTTCCCGCGTGGGCCGCTAGCGTGGCCAATCCGTCCTCTCGCAGTTTCACCAAAGTCTGAACTTTGACGCCGCTGCTGATTGGCGCACTGAGCCTGGTGCGCGGGCGCGGCCTGGGGCGCTCCGACGGGACGTGAGAGAAAGTGGTGGGAACAGTGGCCGCGTCAACAGCGGCAAACGACTGATCCCATTGGTCAATTTGAGCGCCAGAGGTGGCGGTCAAAGGGGAGCAAAGTTCAGTGAAGAGGTCACGGCACTGTGTGTGAGCGGAGGTGTGTGGGACCGGGTGTGCGTCTGGTACCACGCTGTCACCGTCAACGGAGGGGAGTGTTGATTGGCTGACGGTGATGATGTCGTCGGTGGCGACGGTGATGATGTTGTCGACGTCAGACAGTTTGGGAGGGTACGGGAGAGGCGGCCGTAGTGGTCTCACTGGTctttctgcacacaaacacacacattttaaataaataacgataATAATGAGTCCTTTTAACGCCACTTAAGTTTTTAACGTGCAACTAACGCACGCACGTTCTGTGATTTAGAtacgtagtttgggaaatcaggaagcagTGCAGGACTATGGTTGTGGACAGTGTTGACAACTCTGCGACGGAGACTCAGGCGAGATGGCGAAACGGGAGAGGATGGCGAGCAGAAACAAACCTCATGAGCAgaaatggaaaacattttttttttttttttttttaaatggcgagttgagtttcaaagcccttccagaggtttctctccacaagactaaagttgTTTGTctgtactgtcgatgtgaactCAGTTACCACCGGAGTAGCTACAGTCTTGAGCGTTAAAAACTGGGAAAATATCCccattaaagtacatttagagcagataaaaaatgtgcgattaatcccaagtttttttgtttgtttttttaagattattttgggcattttaggccttcatatgacaggacagctgaatacatgaaaggggagagagagggggggatgacatgcagcaaagggccgcaggtcggagtcgaaccctgcaccactgcgtcaaggagtaaacctctatatacgtGCGCcggctctaccaactgagcacCCGATTAATCCCTAGGACACTGATGTGATTAATTGCAATTGAAAAATCAATTGACAGCCGTATTTTTAACTGAGCATCCTCTCACCCTGAGAGTCCTGAAAGTTTGGGGGTTCAGGGGCAGATCCCGGGTCAGTCTGCGTGGCGATGGTTATCGTAGAAGATAGACGTAAtgaggcaggaggaggaggagggagaaccTGCTCCTGAGTCTTCTCCTTGATCACCTCCTCATAGGACGGcggaggctgaggaggagaaacaCAACAAAGTAGAATTAGCGCCTCGCGGTTGTATCCCTCCGCCGACCAGTCCAGCTGCAGCTTAGATCCACGTCTGTCCAGACTCACCTGATATACGTGAGAAGACTTTGAAGATATTTAATAAAAAGgcattaaccctcctgttgtcctcgggtcaaatttgacccatttaaaACCATTACTcgtcacaagtaaaataaatgatcagttcactactttcattgaatttgcgtgttttattaaattttatagcatttaagatgataaagaacgttgaaaaaagggggaaaaaatgacaaaaaaaagcttcAGAAACGTGGGTGAAAAAACGTACAAAAACTGAactgttgaaattaatcaaataatcaatgcatcgaatcgtggatcgatgctgcatcgataatcggccgggccataatcgattatttctgtttacaatttaatgcatgcctaacaacctttctgtttacatattctggtatgtttggcacattcaggaagtgccgtgtgctcagtgctgtagtttatgtatccagtttatttagtatcaGAGCTCTGCAGAATGTttggtttttgaagcttgaaaagcttctaattaaatatcctaaatgtctttaatagaaaaaatgtatttgacgcatcgagatgcatcgagatatcgcaTCACTGACATGATAATCATAATCGAAtcggagatcagtgaagattcacctctaacaaaaagcgacaaaagcgcagaaaaagaagaaaaaataaaatcgacaaaagaaattggaaaaagtgtcgaaaaagatgACCTAAAGTTAGtcgtgtttgatttagagcttgaaacgctgtaatgatcatgtttcattggccagttaccgtcaACGCCATAACGTCAAAAAAACGGAACGactcagagaagcgaaagaaaaagttgtgtcctgtaatctgtatttatatattttatactgtccaaccagtaaaacatgtcctgttctgtagacatggaccttatttatttgttcctgttggaccagtccaatatgaccgtcagttgaaataaaccttgtgttgtatttgttatgaatctattttgatgcgttttcccgtaacttttgtaatttcacaaaaatatagaaatatcatatcgcaatatcacattttgtcaatatcgtgcaaccctagtagGAACTCCTGAGAAATGGCCCAAAATGCGATTTGTGAGTTAACAGTGACCTTTGACGTCCAAAATCTAATTAGTTCATCCTTGAGTTTGTGCCAAATGTTTGGGCCCAAACGTCTCAACCTCAACAGAGGCCGAGAGAGAGCGTTACCTGTATGGACGGAGGGATTGTGGGTCCCCAGATCTGTGCTGCAGGAGGCGGGGGAGGTGGGAACCCTGCAGAAGCTCCGGGGAACCAGGATGTGGAGGCCAGCGGCTCCGCTGACAGGATGGTGATCTCCGGTCGCCTAGCAACAGGTCCCCGAAAGCAGAAGGTCATTAACAGAGAAATCCTCAGAACTTCTGTTTATTcagttaaaaacacatttcttatttgtatttgttcttATAATTTCTCTACACAAGTCTACTTGAGAATGGAGCATATGTAAGGAACCAAATCCCCTCCCCCCGGATCAATAAAAGTATTttgattcattgattgattgatggtcAAGATCCAtagaatacaaaaaagaaatatttgctGAGAGTCTGCAGGAAGTTGACTAAaaataggaataaaaaaaatcatctttaggaaattgatcttaatgccttaattaaaaaaaataaggaaaaatctttaaggacaccaattttctttgtgaatgaataatgtatcgtaaataaataaatgttcttccttaaaatacagggggaataagtgagtacacccctatgttcccatagaggcaggcagacttttattttttactctcTAGGTATCTtatgcacattttcattttcttatgCAAATGTCTATGAAATGTGCACAAGAAAACTcctaatataaataataaaaaatacaagtaaatgcATGTTTTGTACTCCACATtcctatttaaatgttttcttactTCAGCTGTGACCTTTACATGAAGGAAGCAACCCACAGCAACACGTTATTTAAGGATTAAAGAATAAACGGTTTACGCTGTTTAAAATCAAAGAACCATCCAAGTGTgtgaccatagaaataaaatgtatagaactgggggtggcagtagctcagtcagtagggagttgggttaggAACCGGAGGTCAAtgtccccttgcgggattaataaagtatacattattattattattattattattattattattagaaaagCCATTGAAGCATTTGGCGTGGTCAttctatatctgtgtgtgtgactgtgacacAGAGAGGAGGCGGGTGAGTGTATCCAGTAAAAACTCCGCACATGAaacttatttactgtaaacacaaaCGTACTTGTTGACTAAAAACATCCTCTCTTTCCTGACTTGACAAATTATTTAAAGAGCATCCACACAACATTGTGTGACAGAGCAATCTGTTTCCTTTCTAAAGAATCTCACCGttaccctcctgttgtcctcgggtcacatttgaccctttttttttaaaagtttctatatcagaaatgttggtttctttcaaccaaattgtcaaagaaactaacgtggatggttccttacaaccattactcttcacaggtcaaataaatgatcagttcactacttttattgaatttgggggttttaattaattttatagcatttgaaaaaaaaaaaaaaattacaaaagaatgttggaaaaagcttcaaaaacgccgggaaaaaaatcgacaaaaacatcaaaaaaaaaaattataataataataattgctgaaaaaaaaagacaaaaacgtcggaaatagtgacaaaaaaaataataataataataaaaaaaataataataataattgctgaaaaaaagacaaaaacgtcggaattagtgaccaaaaaaaaaaaaaaaaatcgacaaaaacatcgggaaaagtgacaagtatcgaaaaagaacaacaaaaggttgaaaatatatttttttaattttgacccagaaaaaacaAAGTTGCGTGGTCGACGGGACgataacacaagggttaaaagatAACCTGGCACTGACTTTTTAAAGTCTAATGTTTAGGGGGGATGAGAGCAGAATGAATTTGaacaattcagttttatttatagaatcaaatcataacaagagttatctcgagacactttacagatagagtaggtctagaccacactctataatttacaaagacccaacaattccagtaattcccccaagagcgagCATCAGGAACCAGTATGTGCACTGCTGCACACTGGTTTAGCATCATAAAACGGTTAGTAAAACACGTGTCTtacctcctgtctctctctctctctctgtccctctctcgctctctgtctctctctctggacgACTCTGAGAGAGACGTTGTCCTGGTGGAGGCtgacaacacagacacaacaacaGCTCATATAGACCACTGgctcaagcttttttcaataatgttccccctttgaacagcGTATCTGTAAGTGTACCTCCTGACCAGCGCGAATAAtatttggtagaaaaaaaagacgaaaaaacttggaaaagaCAGTAAAAAGAAGTAattaaggcaagaataggtccaaATTGGTaccgaaaactttgaaaaaagtgacaaaaaaaattcaaaaaagcgtcaaactttgaaaaaagagacaaaaactttgaaaaaaaaggaaggaaggaaggcaagaacagGTCAAAACAGACGACAAGACCTtcaaaaaaagcgacaaacttggagaaaaaaagaaaagtaactacagccttggaactgaaaaacattttgcaaaaaatcatatgtaccccctgcagtcctccagagtacctctaggggggacacgtaccccctgcagtcctccagagtacctctagggggacacgtaccccctgcagtcctccagagtacccctaggggggacacgtaccccctgcagtcctccaaagtacctctagggggacacgtaccccctgcagtcctccagagtacccctagggggacacgtacccccatttgagaaacactggtctagACAATATAATAGATAGCAACTGACAGTCACACGACTGAAACACATCTGTCTATAAAACCAGGAAGCGAGTATTTTCAACCACCGTGTGCATCTGTAATCATATGAATAATTCACTCAATTTAAGCATCACGCAGCGTGTGCAGAAGTCTTAAAGAATATGTTGTCATATATCAGGTTTCAAGGggtaaaaaataagaaattgtGCGTTGAAAACTACCGTTGGGTACATCGCTACAAAAGCATGCTGTGCAGCTGCACTCTATTCAAAACCACAGAGCTTTATTTAACTATcccgttgtcctcgggtcaaatctgacccatttacaaaaactttctatatcagaatatgacaaaagaacgttgaaaaaagtcacaaatgttggaaaaagctataaaaaaagcagaaaaaaaaaatctacattgttttttttaaatgctgaaaaaagtgacaaataaataaataaataaaaaaaatgacaaaaaaaaaaccatcaaaaacatcgccaaaggtgacaaaaactcagaaatatgaataataaaataggaaaaaagtgagagaaaaaaacactggaaaaagcgtaaaaaaaaaaatggacaaaaacataataaaaaaacgcCAACAAAttggaaagaaagtgacaaaaacttcgagaaaagtgtagaaaacgAACAACAAACTGTTGAAGTTTCCGACCCAGAAAAACCcaaagttgcacggtcgacggggTTAAAACACTATTAGAGGAAAGTGATTTGACATCCCTGATTTAAAAAGtgttataattataatatagaATATGTGAAGCATTGTACGTTGTATCAACAGTTTAAATCTAGACGAGGGGAATCTAAAAGGACCAACAAGTGGTTAACCGAAGACTGTGGGAACAGTCCAGTCCTGGGAGTTTCCAGCTTCGTTGCCATGCTGGCTTTTATTAtcatccaacaaaaaaaatgcatattttccatttttaaaactCCACAATCTTTCAGTCCACAACTCAAATGGACTTCAGACTTCCTCAAAGCTCTGCTGCACAAATAACCTTCCTTTGTTTTCTGCTCTTACGGTTTAGACTCAACGGTTCACACGTGCACACTCAGGAATGTGTTAATCTTTAATACACAGTTGGATTGATTTCTTTCTATGCGCCAGTGGTTTTCAGGCTACATGGTTGTTGGTTTAcacttctttctctttctgtgtatATCGGGCGTATCTGCATCTAGGGCAGGGTACCGAGTTCaacactttttaggcaccgaccgaattgcatttaaagtatcgagtatcaaaGATGCCTCGCCATttaatacccaatttcaatacctaaaggAGTAAATCtgatcagcgtcagtgagccaataagcaggCAGCGTGCTTCTAccgagatctaataatgctggccGCTGATTGGCTGTGTAACGTTACTATCAAGAGAAACTCTATGTTAcgcagagacggggctcacgtagtcatatttattgaaaaatgtattgaaatttattgaaaaaatgtctggtacaggatataaaatcctctattccagactcaagcaacacaaaaatatatatatatatatatatatatatatatatatatatatattatattattattgtaataataataataaataaaaatatatattgtaataataaatacaaatatatattttaataataataattaaaatataaattttatataaattataaaataaaataaaaatataacttATTTTCTAACAATTCATAAATAAGTTACATAAATTACTGACAAGCTATTATAGAATTGTACATTACACCTTCTTGACAGACAAAATGCATCCAACCTATTCTTAAAAGAATTAATTGAAGGGGAACGCACAACTTCTTTTGGTGGTAGGAGCTGAACTATAAATTAAAAGATTTCtaccgtaatgttgtaatttatttttatttcagaaaatctgtatcgaaaaaaagtatcaTTTAGGATCCGGTATTGAATGCACGGTATCGGTACCGAAATGTTccaacgatacccagccctgaCCTGCACTTtgcacagacataaaacacacaAGGATGAAGACGAAGAAGGACTTTATGAAGAGCTCGAGGATGAATACTCACTTCTCTTGATGGCTGCTCTGATGGACGAGAGAGGACCCTGGctacagagagaaaagagagagagagagaaaaacatgagTCACATTATTTCACCGCTGTTGCcacctctttctccctcttcctccctctcctcctccctctgtttctcgttcctcctccctctcttcctccctctcctcctccctcctccctctgtttctcgttcctcctccctctgtttctcgttcctcctccctctctctcttttccagtCCTCAGTTTTCAAACTCAAcgttcaatgtttttttgttggcaCAGTCTGGATAACATcttccaacatgttttttttaatctttgagCTCTGCTTTGCTTCACATTCAGACAGCCGGAGGTTTAATGCCCCCGCTGCAGGGCACctctagcctggatgccagccgaaacacgccccataatcacagcccaacgGAGCGGTTTCAGACTCACATTCTGACTATAATCTGAGTATGATGATGTCAGGCTAGGGCACCTGTGCATTAGATGATGAATGTGAGAAGGACAGCAGCTTTTGTTATCAGTGCAGAAGGGCGGTTTGAGGACAAAGGCTCAATGTGTAAAGTTTAGGCTCTACCTGCTCActtcaaaacattttcagcCATCTGGAAGGGGACTAAAGGTTGGTTTTTCACAGGTAATTGCATGTATACGTGGTAATGTACACGGATGTTCTTAAAGCctggaagataaaaaaaaacctgtgaaAACTAATTTCTCCTTTTGGGGACAATGAAATGCACCAAACACTGAAAGATGAGTTTGCAAGATAAATGAACACTTCACTTTTAGATCCTGTTACTTTAACAATTACGTTTGttgatatttcacaaaaaaaagaagacgtgCATTTGAAGCAGGTCACAACATGACTTTTTCAGCTGCAATGTCCGAGAGCCTGACACCTCCCTGAAATCTTACTGGCCATTTGAACAAGACTTGCAAGTCTATTCTTATTGGACGGATTGAGATTTTACAAAAGGCTGAAACAGATTCAACGAAACATCTGTAAAAGAGAGTAAagcaaaaaagaataaaaacgtAGCACAACATGCGATTCAAGACactgttttaaagaaaatgtaatattaTATTAAGTTTATTATATTTGAAGCTATCCACTaggtcagtgtttctcaaatgggggtatgtgtacccctagaggtactctggaggactgcagggggtacgtgtcctcctagaggtactctggaggactgcagggggtacgtgtcctagaggtactctggaggactgcagggggtacgtgtcctagaggtactctggaggactgcagggggtacgtgtcctcctagaggtactctggaggactgcagggggtacgtgtcctagaggtactctggaggactgcagggggtacgtgtcctcatagaggtactctggaggactgcagggggtacgtaacattatttgcaaaatgttttccagttccaaggctgtagttacttctactgtcttttttttccccaagtttgtcgctgtttttgaagtttttgtcacgtttttgaagtttttgtcacttttatttgaggtttttgtcactgtttttgtcgcagtttttgaagtttgtgtctctttattcaaagtatttattactattttgacctattcttgccttccttccttccttctttctaccgtctttttccaagtttttgtcgcctttgtccatcatcatttaaatgttttccaggtccgaggctgttgtttagtaaatctctCTCTGACATCGCTGTACTGTTGctctttatacagacttttttttttctgccaaaaaCTATTcacgctggttagggggtacatggcttaaaaaaaactgttcaaagggggaacattattgaaaaaagcttgagcACCACTGCACTAGGTCAACGTCAACACCTTTTATAACAGCTGGCAGTGGGCTTGGTGGTGACCTTTTGTAATCAATGATCCCATTTAGATGGAGGAAAGACTTCACACAAAGCCACACAGTCATCCACCACCGGCCCGTGATCCCGATCATCAACAAGTCAACCATAACAGAATCACCAACAAACTTTAAGATGTTTCTATTCCTATAAGCTGCTGCAACTAGGGCCGGGTACTGAGTTCAATACTTTTTTAGGCACAagttgcctctaaagtatcaagTCTCGTCAATTTAATACCCAATTTTCAATCCCTaaagagtaaatctcatcagcatcagtgagccaatcagcacgcagcatgcttctaccaagatctaatgaAACGATACCCAGCCAATGCTGCAACACCCGTACAGTATACAAGATGCGTTTAATTAGTAGTTAAGTAGTTGTTGCTAGGCAGGTTAGGAATCCACAGACTCACCCAGATGAC
This genomic window contains:
- the LOC144513227 gene encoding uncharacterized protein LOC144513227 isoform X3 codes for the protein MAEARSEEEEENMMRETREQVARRQPNSSGGELQRINCSQLVKCRSNRRKPEHRLSQGPLSSIRAAIKRTSTRTTSLSESSRERDRERERDRERERDRRRPEITILSAEPLASTSWFPGASAGFPPPPPPAAQIWGPTIPPSIQPPPSYEEVIKEKTQEQVLPPPPPASLRLSSTITIATQTDPGSAPEPPNFQDSQERPVRPLRPPLPYPPKLSDVDNIITVATDDIITVSQSTLPSVDGDSVVPDAHPVPHTSAHTQCRDLFTELCSPLTATSGAQIDQWDQSFAAVDAATVPTTFSHVPSERPRPRPRTRLSAPISSGVKVQTLVKLREDGLATLAAHAGTVASNQDVSQGKYLQELLQAFSADDWGFPDRRSDSSEHSQSESGEEDEGEVDEGEEDMATLKARIQAFEQQQQVADGSCADGNNRDFEVAKRPEPRPRPRLQGQPAKSVPPTVAPKPKNLPHAPKPSSKVFWEDGGLTADSGCTETDLNPQTASCTLKSAPALVPEPCTNVEKPSVSPKPQSTATETLSSGTPVPAPRPPPPKLAPSVSETNSSADPKPPPRPPVAPRTSLGPQHQDKITPAGHVTPTLPPRPSVEVGSGAQTETRPGSDETQDAANQTAPNLAPKPTGVSPTLPESNPVPPKPTAAAPATAPRPSGPALVQTPGLKPPAPALRKGPVIPTKPETSSTANPNSSDPPLPPRPSSVKLLPLRPPPIKSTPGRPPPPAVSSTSSAKQTTPPLSKTSPAPSVSPASQSSSSSSVSANQVQPQRASKRGPPLPPRPKPGHPLFNSYVKQEVLIVLDDPSPSEPLPGEGRSQTAVINPSQCLLDLDIQPEPAPHQDNQSKSALEGLSLSDSQSILPVQPTEQKEQPDSPPVSGPRCIALFDYEGEDDDELTFSQGDVIALMEIIGQEWGRGQIHGRIGIFPLNFAEVVEPPPQPALSPGETGKPTTTETTAVKRTAPKTSQGPDSETKEWAVALFDFPGQTAEDLSFHKGALIQVTQHIDAEWRRGRLEGREGIYPAAFTQACQAQPIPGQQSAVKGVAKFDFTAESEDELTLKVGDIITQVEFVDEQWILGVVGGRRGIVPTNYISLLS
- the LOC144513227 gene encoding uncharacterized protein LOC144513227 isoform X1 produces the protein MAEARSEEEEENMMRETREQVARRQPNSSGGELQRINCSQLVKCRSNRRKPEHRLSQGPLSSIRAAIKRTSTRTTSLSESSRERDRERERDRERERDRRRPEITILSAEPLASTSWFPGASAGFPPPPPPAAQIWGPTIPPSIQPPPSYEEVIKEKTQEQVLPPPPPASLRLSSTITIATQTDPGSAPEPPNFQDSQERPVRPLRPPLPYPPKLSDVDNIITVATDDIITVSQSTLPSVDGDSVVPDAHPVPHTSAHTQCRDLFTELCSPLTATSGAQIDQWDQSFAAVDAATVPTTFSHVPSERPRPRPRTRLSAPISSGVKVQTLVKLREDGLATLAAHAGTVASNQDVSQGKYLQELLQAFSADDWGFPDRRSDSSEHSQSESGEEDEGEVDEGEEDMATLKARIQAFEQQQQVADGSCADGNNRDFEVAKRPEPRPRPRLQGQPAKSVPPTVAPKPKNLPHAPKPSSKVFWEDGGLTADSGCTETDLNPQTASCTLKSAPALVPEPCTNVEKPSVSPKPQSTATETLSSGTPVPAPRPPPPKLAPSVSETNSSADPKPPPRPPVAPRTSLGPQHQDKITPAGHVTPTLPPRPSVEVGSGAQTETRPGSDETQDAANQTVKIRSGRPGVPTKPAALTSPRRASAPNLAPKPTGVSPTLPESNPVPPKPTAAAPATAPRPSGPALVQTPGLKPPAPALRKGPVIPTKPETSSTANPNSSDPPLPPRPSSVKLLPLRPPPIKSTPGRPPPPAVSSTSSAKQTTPPLSKTSPAPSVSPASQSSSSSSVSANQVQPQRASKRGPPLPPRPKPGHPLFNSYVKQEVLIVLDDPSPSEPLPGEGRSQTAVINPSQCLLDLDIQPEPAPHQDNQSKSALEGLSLSDSQSILPVQPTEQKEQPDSPPVSGPRCIALFDYEGEDDDELTFSQGDVIALMEIIGQEWGRGQIHGRIGIFPLNFAEVVEPPPQPALSPGETGKPTTTETTAVKRTAPKTSQGPDSETKEWAVALFDFPGQTAEDLSFHKGALIQVTQHIDAEWRRGRLEGREGIYPAAFTQACQAQPIPGQQSAVKGVAKFDFTAESEDELTLKVGDIITQVEFVDEQWILGVVGGRRGIVPTNYISLLS
- the LOC144513227 gene encoding uncharacterized protein LOC144513227 isoform X2 encodes the protein MAEARSEEEEENMMRETREQVARRQPNSSGGGRSNRRKPEHRLSQGPLSSIRAAIKRTSTRTTSLSESSRERDRERERDRERERDRRRPEITILSAEPLASTSWFPGASAGFPPPPPPAAQIWGPTIPPSIQPPPSYEEVIKEKTQEQVLPPPPPASLRLSSTITIATQTDPGSAPEPPNFQDSQERPVRPLRPPLPYPPKLSDVDNIITVATDDIITVSQSTLPSVDGDSVVPDAHPVPHTSAHTQCRDLFTELCSPLTATSGAQIDQWDQSFAAVDAATVPTTFSHVPSERPRPRPRTRLSAPISSGVKVQTLVKLREDGLATLAAHAGTVASNQDVSQGKYLQELLQAFSADDWGFPDRRSDSSEHSQSESGEEDEGEVDEGEEDMATLKARIQAFEQQQQVADGSCADGNNRDFEVAKRPEPRPRPRLQGQPAKSVPPTVAPKPKNLPHAPKPSSKVFWEDGGLTADSGCTETDLNPQTASCTLKSAPALVPEPCTNVEKPSVSPKPQSTATETLSSGTPVPAPRPPPPKLAPSVSETNSSADPKPPPRPPVAPRTSLGPQHQDKITPAGHVTPTLPPRPSVEVGSGAQTETRPGSDETQDAANQTVKIRSGRPGVPTKPAALTSPRRASAPNLAPKPTGVSPTLPESNPVPPKPTAAAPATAPRPSGPALVQTPGLKPPAPALRKGPVIPTKPETSSTANPNSSDPPLPPRPSSVKLLPLRPPPIKSTPGRPPPPAVSSTSSAKQTTPPLSKTSPAPSVSPASQSSSSSSVSANQVQPQRASKRGPPLPPRPKPGHPLFNSYVKQEVLIVLDDPSPSEPLPGEGRSQTAVINPSQCLLDLDIQPEPAPHQDNQSKSALEGLSLSDSQSILPVQPTEQKEQPDSPPVSGPRCIALFDYEGEDDDELTFSQGDVIALMEIIGQEWGRGQIHGRIGIFPLNFAEVVEPPPQPALSPGETGKPTTTETTAVKRTAPKTSQGPDSETKEWAVALFDFPGQTAEDLSFHKGALIQVTQHIDAEWRRGRLEGREGIYPAAFTQACQAQPIPGQQSAVKGVAKFDFTAESEDELTLKVGDIITQVEFVDEQWILGVVGGRRGIVPTNYISLLS